Proteins co-encoded in one Amaranthus tricolor cultivar Red isolate AtriRed21 chromosome 7, ASM2621246v1, whole genome shotgun sequence genomic window:
- the LOC130817524 gene encoding uncharacterized protein LOC130817524, with product MSAKEEPPPLPNLITLNKGLKLAEQWVKNMTGDLEEAAEMEIEARPSRLGLGAKVPRRSQVGPLNDPIERRLHKKLSVGRKKSDRDEESVPSSKNEIEHVDEDDEENLDSRTNAFSKKRTSALTTTPKQNKKPNLHN from the exons ATGAGTGCAAAGGAGGAGCCACCTCCACTGCCAAACTTAATAACCCTTAATAAGGGTCTTAAATTG GCTGAGCAGTGGGTTAAGAATATGACTGGAGATTTGGAGGAGGCAGCGGAAATGGAAATCGAAGCTAGACCTTCGAG GCTTGGTCTTGGTGCGAAAGTTCCGCGTAGATCCCAAGTTGGACCTTTAAACGACCCCATTGAAAGGCGATTACATAAGAAGTTGAGTGTAGGAAGAAAGAAAAGTGATCGTGATGAGGAGTCTGTTCCGTCATCTAAGAATGAAATCGAACATGTTGATGAGGATGATGAAGAAAATTTAGACAGTAGGACTAATGCTTTTTCCAAAAAAAGAACTTCTGCTCTTACTACAACACCCAAACAAAATAAGAAGCCAAATTTACACAACTAG